The Candidatus Bathyarchaeota archaeon sequence AAGAAAAAACTTCTTCAATATTCGCGCGCTACAACGCGCAGTTCCCGTTACTCCGGATCGCCTCTATGAGAGGTTCTCATTTCTTTGGGGACTCGTTCTTGTCGGGAGCGAAGATTCTAGCTTTGTTCTTGATAACTCTTTAAGACACTTTTGGAGCTATTGAAGGTGGAGGACGCGCTGTTTTAAGGGGCTCCGAACAGTCTCAAGGAGCAATTCATAAACGTTTATAGGAACAACCCACCCAAGTACTTTGACTGTTCAAAGGGGAGAATTAAGATTCATAGACTTCAAAGCCAACCGGAGATAAATATCGGCACCATAGGCCATGTCGATCATGGTAAGACCACCCTGGTCCAGGCACTCACCGGTGTATGGGCTTCCCGACATAGTGAGGAGCTGAGAAGGGGGATTACAATCAAACTTGGGTACGCCGACGCAGCTGTCTACAAATGCCCAAGCTGTAACGAGCCTCAAGGTTACTGTACATCTCCATTGTGCCCTCACTGCGGAAACACAGCAGAGTTCCAGAGGGCTTTCAGTTTTGTGGATGCCCCAGGCCATGAGATCCTCATGGCTACGATGCTCAGCGGAGCAGCCGTCATGGATGGAGCCATATTGGTCATCGCAGCCGATGAGCGTTGCCCCCAGCCCCAGACCAGAGAGCACCTCGCAGCCATTGATATCGTTGACCTCAAAAACATAATCATAGTCCAAAATAAAATCGATATAGTAACTCGGGATGACGCGATCCGGCACTATAACGATATCCAAAAGTTCGTAGAAGGCTCAATAGCTGAGAATGCCCCTATAATCCCAGTCTCCGCCCAGCATGAGGTCAACATGGACCTCCTTCTCCAAGCTATGGAAGAGCACCTAAAGACCCCCGAGAGGACCACCACTGAGTCATCCAGGATGTACATTGTTAGGAGCTTCGATGTCAACGTCCCCGGTACTTCCATCGATAATTTAAAGGGCGGCGTAGTGGGGGGGTCCATAATCCAGGGGTGCTTTGAGGCCGGTGAACAGGTCGAGATCAGACCAGGCCTCCCTGTCCGAGAGAAGAACAGGATCAAGATGAGGGAGCTTTTTACAGAGATCACGAGCCTTCACTCAGGGAACACAACGGTGAAGCAGGCCATCCCAGGGGGACTTGTAGGAGTAGGCACACTCCTCGACCCCTCCCTCACAAAGTCCGACGGTCTCGTGGGGAGCCTTATAGGTAAGCCAGGGACGCTTCCCCCCGTTATTAGGGAGATAAGCCTCGACATCCGGTTATTCGAGAACATTATTGGGAGCCGGGAGATGGGAAAAGTGGTCTCGGTCGCCAAGGGAGAGAAGCTCCTTTTAAATCTAGGGACTGCGAAGACAATGGGGAATGTCACTAAGGTGGCCAAAGACTACCTAGAGGCGACACTGACCATCCCTGTCTGCGGTGAAGCCGGGGATCGGGTGGCCCTCAGCAGGAGGATAGGCAGCAGATGGCGGCTGATAGGTGTAGGCATACTAAAGGGGTAGACCTGGATAGGCACCAAGTCTCGGTGCTCCTCGACTCAAACTTTCTGTTTATACCACTAAAATTTGGCGTGGACATTTTCGAAGAACTAAGACGTGTCCTGGGGGAAAATACAAGGTGCCTTGTAACACTCCCGATCCTCGAAGAACTTGACCTAGTGGGGCAGGGGGCTAAACCGGGTTTTCTAAAGGAGATCGGCTTTGCAAGAAAAATGGCGGATAAATGCGAGGTATTCAAAGACTCCTTAAGGGGCGGGGAGACCGTAGATCAATCGCTAGTAAGGGTTGCGATAGAGCAAGGATTCAACGTCGCAACCAATGACTCTGAACTTAGAAAGACACTTAAGAAAGAGGGTGTGTCAGTGGTCTTCCTCCGTCAAAGGGCGTTCCTCGAGCTTGAGGGAAGTATTCGATAGCTAACTATTCAAGCGCGTTACCATCATTCATACATAATCAAACAAAATAAACGGTAGCCATTGTTGGGGATTAATTGATGATTATAGGACTAAAGGTCACGATCCTCTTCGGTTGCTATATCATCATTAATTTCAGCACCTACTGTAGTCTCCAGAGTCGCCTTAGAGAGAAGCACCTGAAAGAGAACGATTAACCGGCGATCTCTGAGTTTTCTTGACGGAAGGGACCAGCGAGGTGTTTACCCGATCCTTCCTCTTCAGGTATGATCTAGAAGTATTCGGTTTAAAACAAGCTTAGCTAACACATTTCCAACCAAAAGAATCTTTAAATTTGACAGCGAGTTCACCTTGAGGCAATAGCAGCCCTAGGCAAGCCTTTGGTACTTTGGTGAAACGTTTGGAAAAGTTGGATTGGCATTCTGAAGATATTGACTCAGTCATTGAACATCTTGGGTCTTCTAGAAGCGGCCTAAACGAGGAAGAGGCATCGAGAAGGCTTGGGATATTCGGGCCGAACGAGCTTAAAGAAGAGAAGAAGACGACAGCCCTCAAGCTCCTCATGGGGCAGTTCAAGAGCGTCCTCGTGATCATCCTCATTATCTCCGCGCTGGTCTCAGCATACATCTCATTTAAGGAAGGAGAGGCGTTCACAGACACGTACGTCATCCTCATCATCGTGATCATGAACGCGATCCTGGGATTCGTCCAGGAGTACCGCGCAGAGAAGGCCGTCGAGGCTCTCAAGAGGATGATATCCCCAAAAGTCCTCGTCTTGAGAGACAGGAAGGAGGCCTCGATCGACTCTAAGAATCTGGTCCCAGGAGACATTATAATCCTTGAAGCGGGTAGCAGGGTCCCTGCGGACTCGAGACTGATTGAAGCAGCCAACCTCCAGGTGGACGAAGCTGCATTGACAGGAGAGTCGACACCGGTTACGAAGAACCTAAGGGTTCTGAGCACCGAAGCCAGCATCGGTGACAGGAAAAACACAGTCTTCACAGGCACAGTCATCACTGGGGGGAGGGCAATCGCGGTGGTCACCGAGACGGGAATGATGACAGAGTTTGGTAAGATTGCGGGGATGGTTCAGTCGGTGGTGGTCGAGGAGCCACCATTGAAGCAGAAGATGGAGAAAATGGGACGTCAGCTAGGCGCGATCTCCGTGATCCTGACCATCTGGGTCTTCCTCATCGGCGTTTTCGTCCACCAGCACGAGCTGGAGAAAATGTTCATGATGGCGGTAAGCCTCGCGGTCTCCGCCATCCCCGAGGGTCTCCCTGCGGTACTCACGATCACATTGGCACTGGGAGTCTCGAGAATGGCGAGGCAGAAATCCATCGTCAGGAAACTTGCCTCAGTGGAGACCTTGGGGAGCACTACTGTAATCTGTTCCGATAAAACTGGCACCC is a genomic window containing:
- a CDS encoding translation initiation factor IF-2 subunit gamma, which produces MKIHRLQSQPEINIGTIGHVDHGKTTLVQALTGVWASRHSEELRRGITIKLGYADAAVYKCPSCNEPQGYCTSPLCPHCGNTAEFQRAFSFVDAPGHEILMATMLSGAAVMDGAILVIAADERCPQPQTREHLAAIDIVDLKNIIIVQNKIDIVTRDDAIRHYNDIQKFVEGSIAENAPIIPVSAQHEVNMDLLLQAMEEHLKTPERTTTESSRMYIVRSFDVNVPGTSIDNLKGGVVGGSIIQGCFEAGEQVEIRPGLPVREKNRIKMRELFTEITSLHSGNTTVKQAIPGGLVGVGTLLDPSLTKSDGLVGSLIGKPGTLPPVIREISLDIRLFENIIGSREMGKVVSVAKGEKLLLNLGTAKTMGNVTKVAKDYLEATLTIPVCGEAGDRVALSRRIGSRWRLIGVGILKG